The window GCATTATGTTGTTCCTTTATTGAAAAAAGAAACGAACCATTTGGTTGAAAATGCCTATCGTTTTAGCGAAAGTGCAGCGCTACTTTCAGACTGTCAAAATAGTTTTTTTGAAAGTTTGATTTTACCAATTGACTTTGGTAAAGCTTTACGAGGTAAAAAGTCAGATCTAATAAACTTAAATGAAAATCAACTAGCAGCTTTTTTTGATTATCTAGTTTATAAAAAGTGGCATCAACGAGTTCATTTTGATGAAATTAGGCGGAGGAAAAAAGCAACTTTTAATAAAGAAAATTTTCAATTAATTTTTTATCAAGATTATTATTACTTGATAAATAGAAACGGGTTAACGCCAATTGACTCTAAGAAAAAGAAAATTAAACTCGATGAAAAGTTTTCTTTAAATGGAAAAGAATATCTAATTTCGCATGATAAAAAAATAGGCAACTTAGTTGGATATTTCTATGGAGTGAGAACTGATTTTTTAGAGGTAGGAAGTTTACCTCAGGGGAGCAAGTTAAGACTAGCTGATGGCAGGCAAACAAAAGCTAAGAAAAAATTTGCGGAGAATGGGATTCCTTTGATATTAAGGCCATATTGTTTAACTATTTGGCAGAAAGAAAATCCAGTTTATGTTGAAAATGTTTATCAAAATCAAGAATATAATGCAAATTTTGTTCGATATAATGTGTATATTTATCTTTAAGTTTATGCAAAGTTCTATGGTAAAAGCGGAATTTGTGGTAAAATCGTTGGAGTAATTCCAAGAAGTGTCGCGGAGGTTTATAGATGAAAAATAGAAGAAATAGACTGCTTTCTAACGGTCTTTTCTATATCATAGTATTCGTGATCCTCTTGGCTGGAATCAATTGGGCCGTAGGGGGCTCAGGTAGTAATGGTTCCACAGAAAATATCCGTTATTCTCAATTAGTAAAGGAT of the Lactobacillus gasseri ATCC 33323 = JCM 1131 genome contains:
- the tilS gene encoding tRNA lysidine(34) synthetase TilS, with amino-acid sequence MTEFTNFFTKNNIEIKNKKFLLAASGGPDSVALFHMLVNFLPNPSKQLIVAHLDHCLRKDSYLESELLQKLTTAFKIKLIEKSWPVALHPQTGIEAKAREFRYAFLAHTGKKYQVDYLLTAHHGDDLIENILLKFIRSGDVAEMNSLQIVGNLDSMRLLRPLIKYSKDQLLEYDKRNGLDYIEDETNFEDDTLRNRLRHYVVPLLKKETNHLVENAYRFSESAALLSDCQNSFFESLILPIDFGKALRGKKSDLINLNENQLAAFFDYLVYKKWHQRVHFDEIRRRKKATFNKENFQLIFYQDYYYLINRNGLTPIDSKKKKIKLDEKFSLNGKEYLISHDKKIGNLVGYFYGVRTDFLEVGSLPQGSKLRLADGRQTKAKKKFAENGIPLILRPYCLTIWQKENPVYVENVYQNQEYNANFVRYNVYIYL